In Aminiphilus circumscriptus DSM 16581, the sequence GCTCCGATGAAGTGCATCGCTTTTGTTTCACGTGAAACCTTTCGTTCGCGTTCGAAAAGGGAGGACGTTTTCGGGCGGCGAAGCCGATCTGTGGCGGAGATGTGCTCAAAAGGATTCGAGCGTGAGGAGCGGTAGAGGCGTTCGTTCTTGTGTTATTCTCTGGGGAGGCATTGTGGTTGTCTTTTCGACGGAGCCTTATTCAGAGATTCCCTATGCCACAAGAGGTGAGGCGCCAGACTCCTTGACAAAATTCGCATCCCAAGGCTGCCCCCGGCGACTTCCAAGCTGCATGCTCCTATTATGATCGCAACTCTTCGGGCTATTTCTGCTCCCCAATTGAAACAACTTTATTCTAGGAGGTGTACGCATGAAAAAAATCTTTGCTCCCTGGAGAATGTCCTACATCGGTTCGATTCCTCCGAGTGACTGTATTTTCTGCGATTTTCCCGCCCGCGGGGACGATTGCGCCACATTCATTCTCCATCGTGGAGAGACCTGTTTCACCATCATGAACATCTATCCGTACAATCCCGGGCATGTCATGGTCATCCCTTTTCGACACGTTGCCGATTACGATGGACTTCGTGACGAAGAATTGCTTGAAATGCACCGGACGGTGCGGCAATGGCTGCGTGTGATACGCAAGATCATGGCTCCGCAGGGCTTCAATTTGGGGGTCAACGTCGGAAAAGTCGCGGGAGCGGGTGTCGCTGGACATGTCCATTTGCATATTGTGCCGCGATGGAACGGGGATACGAACTTCATGCCGGTCTTCGGCGACGTCCGAGTTGTCCCCGAAGCACTGGAAGCCACGTACGGCAGGCTCAAAGAGGGATGGAACGAAGATGTCCCGAGCGACGCATAAGGTGGAACAACAGGACTGCTTTCTTGAGCCCGCCACGTCATCGGACGTGGCGCGCACCATTCGTCGATCCCTTTTTCTCGGTCATGTTCGGCGGGCCACGACGGAAGAGGAAGCGCGAGACCACATTCGAGACATTTCAAGGCAATATGCGGATGCAAACCACAATTGCTGGGCTTATCGGGTTGGATATCCCTCCGTTCGTGAATATTATTCGGATGCGGGAGAACCTTCGGGATCTGCGGGGAAACCGATCTTGGGTGCCATTCTCCGGAGTGGGCTCACGCATGTTGTCGTTGTGGTGACGCGCTATTTCGGCGGCATTAAATTGGGAGTTCGTGGCCTCATCGATGCTTACAGCGGCGTGACCACCGAAGCCCTGTCCTTGGCGGGAGTGCGGGAATCACGTCTGTCCAGCCTTTTTCGCGTGACCGTTCCTTACGAGGGGTACCAGCTTCTTTTGCGTCGCCTCGCTCCGTTTGGTGTCACGGAGAGCGATCTCTTTCCGGATTTCGGTGCTTCGATCGTCTTTGACGTTGCCGTACCGCGCTCAATGGAGGATGAAGTGGAAGCGCTTTTCGACGGACATGCGAAGCGGGGACTGCTTCTCGCCTGGGAGCGTCGATCATAAAGAATGCCTGTGTGCGCAGCGTTATCCCGTAGTTGTATGCTGTTCGGGAGTCCGGAGGAAAGATTTTTCCTTCGGTGTTTTTTTTATAGAGAACACCCATGGAGCGGGTGCCGAAAATTCCGGTGCGATGACCTTTTGTAGGCTCCGAAAGTTTTTTCAGTCGGGACGAGAGGAACTCGTTCAAATCCTCCTTTACAATGTGCTTTCTCGCGGTCTTCCAGACGTTTCCAGACTTCGCCAAGGTGACTCCTCTTCGTCAAAAGGGGCTTTTCTGATTTCGTTGATCCGGGTCATCGCGAGTATTTCCCCTTCCTTCTCCTTCGGCGTTTGAAAAAAACCCTCAAAGAGATAACGGGATTCTGATTCGGGTCGTGCTTTCAATGACCTCTGTGCGACTCCTGGGATTTCTCCTCTGCAAAATGAGAAAATTCCACTTCACAGCGTCGGCCATTTTTCTC encodes:
- a CDS encoding HIT family protein produces the protein MKKIFAPWRMSYIGSIPPSDCIFCDFPARGDDCATFILHRGETCFTIMNIYPYNPGHVMVIPFRHVADYDGLRDEELLEMHRTVRQWLRVIRKIMAPQGFNLGVNVGKVAGAGVAGHVHLHIVPRWNGDTNFMPVFGDVRVVPEALEATYGRLKEGWNEDVPSDA
- a CDS encoding IMPACT family protein; translation: MSRATHKVEQQDCFLEPATSSDVARTIRRSLFLGHVRRATTEEEARDHIRDISRQYADANHNCWAYRVGYPSVREYYSDAGEPSGSAGKPILGAILRSGLTHVVVVVTRYFGGIKLGVRGLIDAYSGVTTEALSLAGVRESRLSSLFRVTVPYEGYQLLLRRLAPFGVTESDLFPDFGASIVFDVAVPRSMEDEVEALFDGHAKRGLLLAWERRS